In Saccharomyces eubayanus strain FM1318 chromosome X, whole genome shotgun sequence, the genomic window GTTCAGGATTCATAATCGCCCATATTTAGTGACAGAGGGTGACCGGGTTATTCTTCCATTCAAATTGAAACAAGCAGAAGTAGGTGATGTACTAAATATGACCGATGTAACGACTATAGGTTCCCGCAACTACAAACTCGTTGATCATCCGATTGATACTTCGCTGTATACTCTAAAAGCAACTGTTGTGGAGAAGACTAAGAGAGCCTTTCAAAGTAGGGAGGTAACGAAGAGGAGAAATAGGCGAGTTCGTCATGCCAACAGCAAAGGTGATCTGACAATTTTGAGGGTATCCGAACTGAGTAtaaattgaacaaaacatatacatatatattcacacacatatatatatatatatacatgttCTATCATGTAAATAACAATCAAGTATATTGACCTTCTCTAAAGAATCCCCAGTGCCATTCAATTCCTGCCGGACGCACTTTTTACATTCTTGATGGCACGAAATTTTAACATtacaataaacaaaaagagcATCGGATCATATCAACAAATTGAATTGAATACGAAACGATAGGACAGGCGAAAGCACCACTACAAGAAATCAACTAGGGGAACAATATACTGAGAGTGCGCCTTCAAATGCCGTTTTTGAGGAAGATAGCAGGAACTGCACATACGCACTCTAGGTCTGATTCGAGCTCATCAATCAAATTTGGTCATCAGCCGACTAATTCGCTCGGATCAACTAAAAGTACAAGCAAAAGTCCCCGAGTAACGTCTCGAAAAAGCATTTATGGTGATATTAAAAACCAATTTCCAAATGCAGCCCCCAATAGTACTTCCCAGTTGTACGAAACCACACCAGCTACTGAAAAATCCTTTAATTGGACTACGGATGACCACATCTCAGCAACGACTGTTGAAACCCCGACGAGTGTTACAAGCACATTTTATAAAAGTGAAAACAGACCGGGGAGCTTTTCTGATTCCAGGAAGTCTTCTGGTGGTAATAGTGTAAATAGCTTATCGTTTGATAAGTT contains:
- the MRPL49 gene encoding mitochondrial 54S ribosomal protein bL21m — translated: MLQLKFIRPVARMTPIFRPLTHYSFRTLTTTSKIANTESESPRPDTTPLKLSNELYAVFRIHNRPYLVTEGDRVILPFKLKQAEVGDVLNMTDVTTIGSRNYKLVDHPIDTSLYTLKATVVEKTKRAFQSREVTKRRNRRVRHANSKGDLTILRVSELSIN